CGGCATAGGCCACCTCGACGCGCCAGCCGGCTTCCCGCGTCACGCCTCGCTTCCGTGCAGCTCGACAGCGCGCCGGTGAAAGCGGTCGACCAGCTGGTTTGCGATATTGGAAAACACCGGCGTGAGCGCAAGACTCACGATCCGGTTCGCGACCTCGAATTCCAGATCGAGGGAGATCTTGCTGGAATGCTCGTCCAGGGCCTTGAACTGCCAGAATCCCTGGAGAAAACTGAACGGGCCTTCGAGCAGTCGGATCTCCATCATCTTGTCGCGTTGCAGCAGGTTGCGCGTGGAAAACGTCCGGTGCACGCCGCTGTAGGCGATGTCGATGGCGGCAACCACCTCGTCCCCCTGCGCCGAAATGATGCGCGCGCCCCCGCACCACGGCAGAAATTTCGGATAGGACGGAATATCCGCCACCAGTTCGAACATCTCGTGTGCGCTGTAAGGCACGATGGCCGAACGGTGGATGGCGGTCATGCGAACAGTTCGGGAAGATTGAACAGCACGATCAGCAGCAACGCCGGAATGACGATACGCAGCAGCCACAGCCAGGTGTGATAAAGCCAGGCCTGTCGCAAGGGCAGGGCCTCGCGCATCATCTCCGGCTTCAGCGCCCAGCCGGTGAAAAGCGCGATAAGGATGCCCGACACCGGCAGCAGCACGTGCGCGGTCAGCACCTGCATCACGTCGAAGAAGCCCAGCTTCTTGACCACGCCGAACAGCTGGAAGGAAAACGCCCAGTCATGGAACGACAGAATGGTGATCACGCCCAGGGACCAGGCGCTGATGCCGCACAAGATCGCCGAGCGCTGCAGGCTCATGCCGAATTGCTCGCTCAACCACACCATGACCGGCTCGGCCAGCGAAATCGCCGAAGTCAGGGCCGCAACCAGCAGCAGCCCGAATAACACGACGATCAGGATGCGCCCGTAAGGTATGTGGTCGAAAGCCAGCGGCAGCGACTGGAACACCAGGCTGGGACCGGACGACAGCTCCACGTTGCCGGCGAACAGGATCGACAACACCACCAGGCTGACGGCCACGCTGGTGAGCGTGTCCACGCCCACCACGTAGAATGAAAGCCGCGGGATGGGCGCATCGGCCCCGAGGTAGGCGCCGTACATCAACATCGCGCCCGCGCCCAGTCCCAGGCTGAAAAAGGCATGGCTCACGGCCGCGAGCACGCTCATGCCGGTGAGCTTGCTGAAATCCGGCAGGAAGAACACCGAGGCGGCATGCGCGAAGGCGTCGGTCGTGGCGACGTAGGCCGTCAGCGCCAGCAGCACCACGAGCAGCAGCGGCACGGCATAGCGCACCACCATCTCCAGTCCATGGCGCACGCCACGGGCGGCGATGAGCATGGTGATGGTCATGAACAGCGTGTGCCAGAAAAGCTGCCGCTCGGGATCCATCACCATCTGCGCGAACTGGGCGCTCATGCCATCGGCCGTCAGGCCAACGTAAACGCCGAAGGCCGCGCGCAGCATGTAGGCGATGACCCAACCGGCGATGACGCTGAGATACGACAGGATCAGAAACACGCTGAGCACGCCCATCCACCCCACCACTTTCCACAACGGGTTGGCGCGGGCGCGCTGGGTCAGGAAGCGGAAGGCGCCGATCGGCGAGGCGCGTCCGCTGCGCCCCAGGGCGAACTCCGCCATCAGCAGCGGCAGGCCGATCAGGAGCACGCTCAGGAGATAGACAATCAGAAACGCACCGCCGCCATGCTCCACGGCCAGGTAAGGGAACTGCCAGAAGTTGTTGAAGCCGATGGCGGCGCCGCCCGCCGCCAGCACGAAAATTCCCCGCGAGGACCAGCGCTCGTGCACGTTCTTCCTGCCGGAACGCAGGGGGTTGCGGCGCGCGGGGTGTTTTTGCGTTGTGATCATCGTGCTTCGGCGGTCACCGGTGTGAGGGCCCATTCCTCTCGGGCGGGCAAGAATGTGGCATACTCGGTGTGGGCCGTCCACCGGCAAACAGCGTCACGCATATCGGCATCATGTCCATTCCTTATATAAAGCATAAGCCAACATCGCCTGCGAAGCAGCGGGTGCGCCGCCGCGGTGGTCGATGAGCAAAAAGAAAGACGATACGCCCAATCCCGTCATCGCCCAGAACCGCAAGGCCTGGCATGATTATTTCATCGAGGACAAGTACGAGGCCGGGCTCGCGCTGCAGGGCTGGGAGGTCAAATGCCTGCGCGCCGGTCGCGCGCAGCTGAAAGAAGGCTACGTGGTCATTGATAACGGCGAGGCCTTTCTGGTCGGCGCGCATTTCTCGCCGCTGACGTCCACCTCCACCCACATCAAGGCGAATCCCGTGCGTTCGCGCAAACTGCTGCTGCACCGCCTGGAGCTGAACAAGCTGATCGGCGCCACCGAACGCAAGGGCTACACCCTCATCCCGCTGCGGCTCTACTGGAAACGCGGCAATGCGAAACTCGAAGTCGGTCTCGCCCGCGGCAAACAGGCGCACGACAAGCGCGCCGACATCAAGAAGCGCGAATCCGACCTGGAAATGCGGCGCGCGCTCAAAAACCGCTGAGGGCGCGTCTATGCCACGGTCTTGCGGAAGCGGCTGGCGGCAATTCCCAGCATCACCACGCCGAGCACCAGCAGGGCCAGGAACTGCTGCCACAGCGCGGAAATGTCCGAACCCTTGAGGAAAATGCTGCGCACGATCTCGAGGTAATGGCGCATGGGATTGACGAGCGTCAGCCACTGGAATATCTCCGGCATGCTGCTGACCGGAAACATGAACCCGGAGAGCAGGATCGCCGGCATGAAAATCAGGAACGTCGTCAGGAACGCATCCTGCTGGGTCCGGGAGGTGATGGAGATGAGCAATCCGATGCCGAGGCTGGACAGGATGTACAGCAGGCTCGCCAGCAGCAACAGCGAGAAACTCCCCATGAACGGCACCTCGAACCAGAGCACCGCCGCGCCCGTCACCAGAAATACGTCGGCCAGGCCGATCAGGGCGAAGGGAATCGTCTTGCCGGCGATCAGCTCGTAGGCGGCCAGCGGGCTGACCATGAGCTGCTCGAGCGTGCCGATCTCGCGCTCGCGCACCACGGCCAGCGCCGTCAACAGCAGGCACATGAGAAAGACGATCGCGCCCGCGACCGCCGGAACATTGTAATCACGACTGACAAGATTGGGATTGAACCAGGCGCGCTCGCGCAACTCGATGGCCAGCCGGACGTCGCCGCTCAGGCGCGCGGCGTAATTCTGCACGATGCGTTCCGCGTAACCCTGCGCCACCGTCGCGGTGTTGGAGTCGGTACCGTCGAACACGATCTGGACCACGGCGCCGGCACCATCATGCAGGCGCGCGGAGAAATCCGCCGGTATCTCGATGCCGACGCGCGCATCGCCGGCGTCGAGCATGCGCACCAGGTCGGCCGGGCGCCGCGAACCGCCCACGACACGGAAATAGCCGGAGGCGGTGAAGGCATCCACCAGCTCGCGTGATGCCCGGCTGTTGCTGTGATCCACGACGAAGGTCGAGGTATCGTGGACGTCCGTGGACACCGCATAACCGAACACGATCAGCTGTATCAGCGGCGCGATGAACATGATGCGCCACAGGCGCGGATCGCGGAACAGCTGCAGGTACTCCTTGCGCACCATTTCGCGGATCCGCTCGCGGCTGCCGGCCCACATCAGACGAGCTCCTTTTTGAACACGCGCACGGCGAGGAACAGTCCGATCGCGGCGAACAGGACCATGAGCAGGCCCTGGACGTACAGCACTTCGACCCCCACCCCCTTCAGGAATATTCCGCGCGTCACCACCAGGAAATAGCGCGCCGGGACCAGGTAAGTGACGAGTTGCAAAGCCTTCGGCATCACCGTGATCGCATACATGAACCCGGACAGCAGCACGGCCGGCAGGAAGGTCGCCAGCATCGCCACCTGGGTGGCCAGCAACTGCGAGCGCCCCAGCACCGAGAACACGATGCCGAGCCCGAGTGCACCGACCAGGAAGAAAAACGACAGCACTATGAACAGCGCCGGATTGCCGCGAAACGGCACGCCGAACAGGAACATGCCAAGCAGCGATATCAGCACCATGTCGATCAGCCCGATGGCGACGTACGGCAGCATCTTGCCCAGAATCACCTCGACGCGCGACACCGGCGTCGCCGCCAGCTGTTCCATGGTGCCGCGCTCCCATTCACGCGCAATGGTCGTCGCCGTCAGCATCGCCGACACGATCATCATGATCATGGCCACCAGTCCGGGGACGATCATGTTGCGTGACACCAGTTCCTCGTTGAACCAGACACGGGTCTCGGCACGCAGCGGCAGCGTGACCTGTTTGCCCTGCAACTGAACATTGAGCGAATAGGTCTGCACGATGGCACGTGCATAATTGAGGATGATGGTCGCGGTATTGGCGTCGCTGCCGTCGACGATCGCCTGCAGTTCCGCGGATTGCCCGGCGTTGAGATGCGAAGAAAAATCAGGCGGGATCACCAGCACCAGCTGCACCGAAACCCCGTCGAGCAGCGGCGCGATCTCGGAGGCGCTTCTGAGCTGCCGCTGGAACGTGAAATAACCTGAAGAACGGAAGGCCTCCAGTAATTCGCGGCTCTGCGCCGATTGATCCTGATCCAGCACCGCGGTCTTGATGTTCCTGACATCCCAGCTGATGGCGTAGCCGAAGATGATCAGCAGTATCACCGGCAGCAAAAATGCCAGAATCAGGCTGCGCGTGTCGCGTCGCAGCTGGATCGCCTCCTTGCGGGCCATGGCCATTAATCGTCCAGGATTGATCATCGGGAGTTCCTTGGTTCCGAGTAATTCCTGATTTCTGATTTCTAATTTCTGATTGTTGTACCTGGGTTTTAATCAGGAATCAGAAATTAGAAATCAGTAATTTTCCGTTGTTAATCCACCGGCGCGCCACCCGCCGCCCGCACCTGGAACACGAAAACATCCTCCAGCGACGGCGTGATCCGCTCCATGCCCTGCAAGGCGATGCCCTCGGCCGCGAGCCGCGCCGGGATCTCGCGCTGCGCGCGTTCGGCGTCGGTCACGGCCACGTGCACCGCGCGCCCGTACATCGCCGCCTCGCGCACGCCTTCCATCCGTTGCAGCAGTTTCACGGCGCGCGGGCTGTCGCCGGTCTTCAGCTCGAACAGCGGTTCGGTGTCGGCGTTGCGCAACCGCACCGGCGTATCCAGCGCGATCAGCTTGCCGCGATTCATGAGCGCGAGGCGATGGCAGTACTCCGCCTCTTCCATGTAGTGCGTGCTGACGAAGACCGTGGTGCCGCGCTCGGTGAGCGCGTGGATCAGGTCCCAGAAACGCCGTCGTGAAAGCGGATCGACACCCGAGGTCGGCTCGTCGAGGAACAGGATCGGCGGCTCGTGCAGCACCGCGCAACCCAGCGCCAGGCGCTGCTTGATGCCAAGCGGCAGCTCGCCGGTCAGGCGTTTGCGCTGATCGGTGAGGCCGGCCGTTTCCAGCACCCAGTCGCGACGTTGATCGCGCTTTGCACGCGGCACCTGATACAGGCCGGAGAAGAACGCGATGTTCTCCTCCACCGTCAGGTCGGCGTATAGCGAGAACAGCTGCGACATGTAGCCGATGCGCCGCTTGATCTCCTCGGGCGCCGTGGCGACGTCGAATCCCGCCACCGTTCCCTGCCCCGATGACGGCGCCAGCAGCCCGGTCAGCATCTTGATGGTAGTAGTCTTGCCGGCGCCGTTGGGGCCGAGGAAGCCGAAGATCTCGCCGGTACGCACATCAAACGAGACATGATCGACGGCGACGAATCGGTCGAACACGCGTGTCAGTTCGCTCGCGGTCACGGCGATGGAGTCTTTGCTCATGCGTCCTCCGTCATGCGCTCGATGAAAACATCTTCGAGCGAGGCCTCGGCGCGGCGAATGCCGTGCACGACGAGACCGGCATCGCGCAGGACGCGTTCGATTTCCGGCGCGGCCGCGCTGGCCGAGTCCGTCAGCACATGCAGCTTGTCGCCGAACAGTGTCGCTTTGCGCACGCTCGGGAGCCCGGCCAGCAGTTCGCGCGCGGCGCGCGCGGATTCGACCTCGACCACCAGCATCTCGCCGGCGAGCGTCGCCTGCAGCCGCGCGGGCGCGTCCAGCGCCAGCAGCCGGCCGCGGTGCAGCAGCGCCACCCGGTCGAAACGCTCGGCCTCGTCGAGATAGGCGGTGGAAACCACGGCAGTGACGCCCTCCTCCACCATCTCGTGTACGATCAGCCACAGGTCGCGGCGCGAAATCGGGTCGACGCCGAAAGTCGGTTCGTCGAGCAGCAGGATTTTCGGCATGTGGATGAGCGCGCAGGAGAGCGCGAGCTTCTGGCGCATGCCGCCCGACAGCGCGCCCGCGAGCCGGTCCTTGAACGGACCGAGATTGGAAAACTGGAACAGCCGTTCCCGGCGTTTACGCCGCTCTGCCGCCGGCACGCCGTAGAGATCGGCATAAAACTCCAGATTCTCCATTACCGTGAGATCGGTATAGAGCCCGAATCGCTGCGGCATGTAGGCGATCTCGTGCTTGACCGTTTCGGGATCGTTGACCACGCTCACACCGTGGAGCCGGGCGTCGCCCGCGTCCGGCTTCAGCACGCCCGCCAGCATGCGCAGCAGCGTGGTCTTGCCGGCGCCGTCCGGGCCGACAACGCCGAACAGTTCTCCAGGCGCCACCTCGAAGCCGACGCCCTCGATGGCGCGCACCTCGCCGAAACGACGGTCGAGATCCCGCACCACGATGGCGGGCGCGGCAGCATTCACGGCGCCGCCGTCTCCAGTGTCACGTCTGCCGGCATGCCGGGCTTGAGCTCGAAGCCGGGATCGTCGGTCACGCGCACCTTCACGGCGTACACCAGCTTCACGCGCTCCTCGGCGGTCTGGACGTTCTTGGGCGTGAACTCGGCCTCGGAGGCGATGTAGATGACTTCGCCGCCATAACGCTTGTCGCGATACGTATCGGTCTGGATGGCGGCCTTCTGCCCGCGGTGCACCGCGCCGATGCGATACTCCGGAATGTAAATGCGCACCCAGCGATCATCCGGGTTCATGACGGTCAGCACCGGCACGCCCGGCGCCACGATCTCGCCCGGCTCGCGATGACGCACGGTCACGACACCGTCGAAACTGGCATGGATGATCATGTTGGCGAGTACGGCCTCGATCGCCTGCGCGCTCGCGCGCGCCTGCGTGTTGTCGCTCTGCGCCACCCGGTACGCGAGCTGCGCCTTGTCGTAGGCCTCCTGCCCGATGGCGCCGCCCGCGAGCAGTTCGCGGCTCCTTCCGAGATCGCGCTGGGCATCATGCAGGCGCAATTCGGTGGCGGCGATCTGCGCCCTGGCCTGCGCCAGCCGCGCCCCGGTTTCGCGCGTGTCGAGCTGCGCCAGCACCTGACCCTGTTTGACTTTGTCGCCTTCCTGCACGCCGATGGACTCGATGCGCCCGGATGCCTGGAATCCGAGCTGCGCCTCGGTCGCCTCGACCGTGCCGGAGGCCAGCATGCCGTTGTCGCGGTTGTTGAGCAGGCGCGGGACGAAATAAACGGCGAGGCCGGTCGCCACCACCAGCCCTACGATCAGGATGCGAATGCGTATGCGAGGTTTCTTCATGGTTTTTCATGCTCCTCGACAGAATTGGACTGCGGCTTCAGCAACGCCGCGACTCGTTCGGGATCGAGCGTGCCGGTGGCACGCAACAGACCCAGCCGCGCGACGATCAGGTCGAACTGCGCCTGCAAGCGGTCGGCCTGCGCCGTGAGCAGCGCGCTTTCGGCGTTGAGCAGGTCGGTGATCACGCCCACGCCCTGCTCGACCTTGAGTTTCTCGATGGCGAGCGCTTCGGTGGCCTCCTCGATGCTGGTGCCGGTCACTTGCAGGCGCGATTCGGCCTCGGCCTGCGCGTCCCACGCGTCCTGCACCTGTTTCGCCACCTCGAGCCGCGCCTGTTCCATACCCTGGCGCGCCTGTTCGCGCGCCAGCACCGCTTCGTCCACACGCGCGCGGCGCACGCCGCCATCCAGCAGCGGCACCGAGAATTGCAGACCGACGGCCCAGTCCTCGTAGAACTGGCTGGTATCGCCGCCGCGGCGCTCGCCGTAACCGCCCACCAGCGACAGCGCCGGGTAGCGCTCGCCGCGCGCGATGGCCTCCTGCGCGGCGCCGGCATTGCTCTGCTGCTCGGCGATGCGCAGCTCGGGATGCTGCGCGAAAGCCTGCTGCTTCACCTCTTCGAGGTTCCGGGCCGGCGCCGGCGCGGCTTCGTAACGCGCGAGCGGGGTTTCCTGCGCCGGCCGCTCCCGGCCCATGAGCTGATACAGCAGGCTGCGCGCCTCCTGGCGGCGATTTTCGATCTGTAAACGATCGTGGCGTGCCTTGGTCAACTGGCCGTGGACCTTGAGGTAATCGAGCTTGGCGGCACGCCCGACGCGGCGCAACAACGCGATGCGCTGTTCCTGCGAGTCGAGCGATTCGATGCGCGCGTCATAGGCCTGCCCGAGCGCCGCCAGCTGCTCGATCTTCAGGTACACGGTGCTGACGTTGTAGCTCAGCTCCTGCACGCCCAGGCGCTCGCGTTCCAGCGAAATCTCTCGGGTGAGATCGGCCAGCACCACGCCCTGCGACAGCTTGCCGCCGGTGTACAGCGGCAGCTTGAGTGCCACGCCGTAGTCGTAGATGGTATCGTCGAGCGGCGGGAACGTGCCCAGCTCGCGGATGGAATGCACGAACGTGGGATAGCCGTAACGCGTGGCCGAGGCAGTCAGATCAACTGACGGCAGTTTCGCGCCGCGCGCGGCGCGCAGCTCGTTCTCCGATTTCGCTACCTCCAGACGCTGCGACACCTGTTGCGGATTGAAGTCGAGCGCCTGGCGGATGGCCCCGGGCAGGGTCAGTGTTGAGCTGGCTTCCTCTGCTCCTGCGCCCATGCTGGCCAGCAGCGCGGCCATGACGGCAGCAGCCATTGGGAATGAATTGCGACGAGATCCATGTTCATGGCCGAGCATGCTTCACCTCGCTTTCTTTTCCGCGCGACGCGGGCGCGCTCCGGCGCCCTCGTAGAACAGCCGCGTGCTGTGATCGATGAGACGTTGCGTGAAGGCATCCGTCATGCGGATGCCGAATACCTTCTCCATCACCGGCAGCGCGATGAACGGGAACAGCGCCATGCTCATGAACGACAGCGCACCCAGCGTGGGATCCAGATCCTTGCGTATCCGGCCGTGCGTCATTTCCCGCTCCAGCAACTGCGGCACGCGCCCGCCGCCCTTGGCGGCGAATTCGCGGATGAACAGCTCGCGGAACGGCCCCTCCTCGGCCAGCACCTCGCGCACGATCAGTCGCGCCACCCACGGTTCGTGCGCCAGCATGGTCATCACCGCCTCCAGCGCGTCGTGAATCGAACTCGCCGGGCGGCCGCTGGCGTGATTCATGAGTTCCTGCACCTTTTGCAGCACCGGGCCCATGGTTTCCTGCAGCATGGCCCGATAGAGCCCGTCCTTGTCGCCGAAATGATAATGGATCATGGCCGGGTTCACGCGCGCCGCGGCCGCGATCTCGCGCACCGAGGCGGCCTTGAAATCGCGTTGGGCAAAAAGCTCGCGCGCCGCCTTGATTAACGCGGCGCGAATCGATTCGGTATGAGTCTCTCCGCGTGGGCGCCCGGGGCGCCGGCGTGGCGCTGTCCTGTTTTTCGGTTTTGCCGCGGTGCTGGCCATGAGACATAATTAAACAATTGTTTAATATATGTCAAGCCGGGCGCGCAAGGCATTGAAATCGCCGGCCGGCGACCCCAGTATCAGGCCGTGCCGCCGGGAATGCGGTATACTGTGAACGTTCTTGGGGGTGACCTGGTTTCGACGTGGGTCACGAAACCTCTGGGGCATGCCGAGGTGCCGATCTCCTCGTAAATCCAGCGGCAAACACATAGTTGCCAACAACGACAACTACGCCTTAGCGGCTTAATCCCCGCTAACCTTTCCGCCCGAGTTTCGCCCGTGGGCTGGGATGGAAAGGTCGATCACACGGGATCGCGCCGGCTCGTGCCTGTTGAGCAAGCGTTAAATCCAAGCAGGCTCAGCTCAGCAGTGGTCCTGTCTGCCGGAACACGCTGAGTCAAATCAAAGACAGACTACGCATGTAGAACCATGGATGTAGGGCTTGCGGACGCGGGTTCGATTAGTAATTTGGTCGCCTCTGTTCGTAAGAGCAGAGTGAAAACGGGGCTCATTCGGCGAACCCTGACGCCATCGAAAGATGGCATGGCAACGCCGAGGGGTAGCGAAGGGCCAACCTTCCC
The DNA window shown above is from Sulfuricaulis limicola and carries:
- a CDS encoding ABC transporter permease — encoded protein: MWAGSRERIREMVRKEYLQLFRDPRLWRIMFIAPLIQLIVFGYAVSTDVHDTSTFVVDHSNSRASRELVDAFTASGYFRVVGGSRRPADLVRMLDAGDARVGIEIPADFSARLHDGAGAVVQIVFDGTDSNTATVAQGYAERIVQNYAARLSGDVRLAIELRERAWFNPNLVSRDYNVPAVAGAIVFLMCLLLTALAVVREREIGTLEQLMVSPLAAYELIAGKTIPFALIGLADVFLVTGAAVLWFEVPFMGSFSLLLLASLLYILSSLGIGLLISITSRTQQDAFLTTFLIFMPAILLSGFMFPVSSMPEIFQWLTLVNPMRHYLEIVRSIFLKGSDISALWQQFLALLVLGVVMLGIAASRFRKTVA
- a CDS encoding sodium-dependent transporter, whose protein sequence is MITTQKHPARRNPLRSGRKNVHERWSSRGIFVLAAGGAAIGFNNFWQFPYLAVEHGGGAFLIVYLLSVLLIGLPLLMAEFALGRSGRASPIGAFRFLTQRARANPLWKVVGWMGVLSVFLILSYLSVIAGWVIAYMLRAAFGVYVGLTADGMSAQFAQMVMDPERQLFWHTLFMTITMLIAARGVRHGLEMVVRYAVPLLLVVLLALTAYVATTDAFAHAASVFFLPDFSKLTGMSVLAAVSHAFFSLGLGAGAMLMYGAYLGADAPIPRLSFYVVGVDTLTSVAVSLVVLSILFAGNVELSSGPSLVFQSLPLAFDHIPYGRILIVVLFGLLLVAALTSAISLAEPVMVWLSEQFGMSLQRSAILCGISAWSLGVITILSFHDWAFSFQLFGVVKKLGFFDVMQVLTAHVLLPVSGILIALFTGWALKPEMMREALPLRQAWLYHTWLWLLRIVIPALLLIVLFNLPELFA
- a CDS encoding type II toxin-antitoxin system RatA family toxin, with protein sequence MTAIHRSAIVPYSAHEMFELVADIPSYPKFLPWCGGARIISAQGDEVVAAIDIAYSGVHRTFSTRNLLQRDKMMEIRLLEGPFSFLQGFWQFKALDEHSSKISLDLEFEVANRIVSLALTPVFSNIANQLVDRFHRRAVELHGSEA
- a CDS encoding HlyD family secretion protein — protein: MKKPRIRIRILIVGLVVATGLAVYFVPRLLNNRDNGMLASGTVEATEAQLGFQASGRIESIGVQEGDKVKQGQVLAQLDTRETGARLAQARAQIAATELRLHDAQRDLGRSRELLAGGAIGQEAYDKAQLAYRVAQSDNTQARASAQAIEAVLANMIIHASFDGVVTVRHREPGEIVAPGVPVLTVMNPDDRWVRIYIPEYRIGAVHRGQKAAIQTDTYRDKRYGGEVIYIASEAEFTPKNVQTAEERVKLVYAVKVRVTDDPGFELKPGMPADVTLETAAP
- a CDS encoding ABC transporter ATP-binding protein translates to MSKDSIAVTASELTRVFDRFVAVDHVSFDVRTGEIFGFLGPNGAGKTTTIKMLTGLLAPSSGQGTVAGFDVATAPEEIKRRIGYMSQLFSLYADLTVEENIAFFSGLYQVPRAKRDQRRDWVLETAGLTDQRKRLTGELPLGIKQRLALGCAVLHEPPILFLDEPTSGVDPLSRRRFWDLIHALTERGTTVFVSTHYMEEAEYCHRLALMNRGKLIALDTPVRLRNADTEPLFELKTGDSPRAVKLLQRMEGVREAAMYGRAVHVAVTDAERAQREIPARLAAEGIALQGMERITPSLEDVFVFQVRAAGGAPVD
- a CDS encoding ABC transporter ATP-binding protein, which encodes MNAAAPAIVVRDLDRRFGEVRAIEGVGFEVAPGELFGVVGPDGAGKTTLLRMLAGVLKPDAGDARLHGVSVVNDPETVKHEIAYMPQRFGLYTDLTVMENLEFYADLYGVPAAERRKRRERLFQFSNLGPFKDRLAGALSGGMRQKLALSCALIHMPKILLLDEPTFGVDPISRRDLWLIVHEMVEEGVTAVVSTAYLDEAERFDRVALLHRGRLLALDAPARLQATLAGEMLVVEVESARAARELLAGLPSVRKATLFGDKLHVLTDSASAAAPEIERVLRDAGLVVHGIRRAEASLEDVFIERMTEDA
- the smpB gene encoding SsrA-binding protein SmpB, with the protein product MSKKKDDTPNPVIAQNRKAWHDYFIEDKYEAGLALQGWEVKCLRAGRAQLKEGYVVIDNGEAFLVGAHFSPLTSTSTHIKANPVRSRKLLLHRLELNKLIGATERKGYTLIPLRLYWKRGNAKLEVGLARGKQAHDKRADIKKRESDLEMRRALKNR
- a CDS encoding ABC transporter permease → MAMARKEAIQLRRDTRSLILAFLLPVILLIIFGYAISWDVRNIKTAVLDQDQSAQSRELLEAFRSSGYFTFQRQLRSASEIAPLLDGVSVQLVLVIPPDFSSHLNAGQSAELQAIVDGSDANTATIILNYARAIVQTYSLNVQLQGKQVTLPLRAETRVWFNEELVSRNMIVPGLVAMIMMIVSAMLTATTIAREWERGTMEQLAATPVSRVEVILGKMLPYVAIGLIDMVLISLLGMFLFGVPFRGNPALFIVLSFFFLVGALGLGIVFSVLGRSQLLATQVAMLATFLPAVLLSGFMYAITVMPKALQLVTYLVPARYFLVVTRGIFLKGVGVEVLYVQGLLMVLFAAIGLFLAVRVFKKELV
- a CDS encoding TolC family protein, yielding MAAAVMAALLASMGAGAEEASSTLTLPGAIRQALDFNPQQVSQRLEVAKSENELRAARGAKLPSVDLTASATRYGYPTFVHSIRELGTFPPLDDTIYDYGVALKLPLYTGGKLSQGVVLADLTREISLERERLGVQELSYNVSTVYLKIEQLAALGQAYDARIESLDSQEQRIALLRRVGRAAKLDYLKVHGQLTKARHDRLQIENRRQEARSLLYQLMGRERPAQETPLARYEAAPAPARNLEEVKQQAFAQHPELRIAEQQSNAGAAQEAIARGERYPALSLVGGYGERRGGDTSQFYEDWAVGLQFSVPLLDGGVRRARVDEAVLAREQARQGMEQARLEVAKQVQDAWDAQAEAESRLQVTGTSIEEATEALAIEKLKVEQGVGVITDLLNAESALLTAQADRLQAQFDLIVARLGLLRATGTLDPERVAALLKPQSNSVEEHEKP
- a CDS encoding TetR/AcrR family transcriptional regulator, with the translated sequence MASTAAKPKNRTAPRRRPGRPRGETHTESIRAALIKAARELFAQRDFKAASVREIAAAARVNPAMIHYHFGDKDGLYRAMLQETMGPVLQKVQELMNHASGRPASSIHDALEAVMTMLAHEPWVARLIVREVLAEEGPFRELFIREFAAKGGGRVPQLLEREMTHGRIRKDLDPTLGALSFMSMALFPFIALPVMEKVFGIRMTDAFTQRLIDHSTRLFYEGAGARPRRAEKKAR